Proteins from one Fragaria vesca subsp. vesca linkage group LG6, FraVesHawaii_1.0, whole genome shotgun sequence genomic window:
- the LOC101309650 gene encoding uncharacterized protein LOC101309650: MASSMTEGSAGQQEQPAPRLQIYSTSDTVSPFWREKYEREAKKYWDVFYKRHQDRFFKDRHYLDKEWGQYFSGAGQKFILEVGCGAGNTIFPLVATYTDVFVHACDFSPNAVNLVKKHKDFTESRVNAFVCDLTIDDLSQQISPSSVDIVTMIFVLSAVSPEKMSLVVQNIRKILKPSGRVLFRDYATGDLAQERLNCKDQKISENFYARGDGTRAFYFSNEFLTSLFKENGFDVEELDLCCKQVENRSRELVMNRRWVQAVFCLSDNTNSNTNSETAIRIDHPSGQGIEGKMELDVNDNILPKPVNDLEVDMSDSVVAEMFGLPTSTDSDNEVIELKLGGWTFKIKVLSKENQHTCKSTGLMLWESARFMAPVIARNPTIVAGKRVLELGSGCAGICSMIAARSAELVLATDGDTKALDLLVENVMSNLRPPISDKFTTRILEWGNKDHIEAIKQVNSGGFDIILGTDVTYIPDAILPFFQTAKELISSNDQAALILCHIFRRVDEPSILSAASRFGFKLVDKWPVETPITPSQSIINSWFPENGSVEVSRGPLHILYFQKE, encoded by the exons ATGGCTTCCAGTATGACAGAGGGTTCAGCAGGACAACAAGAACAACCTGCCCCAAGATTGCAGATTTACTCCACCTCTGATACAGTCTCTCCCTTCTGGAGAG AGAAGTATGAAAGAGAAGCTAAGAAGTACTGGGATGTCTTTTATAAGCGACATCAAGATAGG TTTTTCAAAGATCGGCACTACTTGGATAAGGAATGGGGCCAATACTTCTCT GGAGCTGGGCAGAAATTTATTTTAGAG GTTGGCTGTGGAGCTGGAAACACTATCTTTCCACTGGTTGCGACATACACAGATGTTTTTGTCCATGCTTGTGATTTTTCACCAAATGCTGTGAACTTGGTTAAG AAACATAAAGACTTTACAGAATCCCGAGTTAACGCATTCGTCTGTGATTTGACTATTGACGATCTGAGCCAGCAGATATCTCCATCTTCAGTAGATATTGTAACCATG ATTTTTGTGTTATCTGCAGTATCTCCTGAGAAGATGTCTCTCGTAGTGCAGAATATAAGAAAAATTCTCAAG CCAAGTGGTCGTGTGCTATTTCGCGATTATGCTACTGGTGACCTCGCTCAG GAAAGATTAAACTGCAAGGACCAAAAGATTAGTGAAAACTTTTATGCCAGAGGCGATGGCACT AGGGCTTTCTACTTCTCTAATGAGTTCTTGACAAGCTTATTCAAAGAAAATGGTTTTGATGTTGAGGAACTTGATTTGTGCTGCAAACAAGTTGAGAACCGGTCGCGGGAGTTGGTGATGAATAG ACGGTGGGTTCAAGCTGTATTCTGCCTTTCAGATAATACTAACTCTAATACCAACTCAGAAACTGCAATCAGGATAGACCATCCTAGTGGTCAAGGGATTGAAGGGAAAATGGAGCTGGATGTCAACGATAACATCTTGCCAAAACCTGTAAATGATTTGGAGGTTGACATGTCCGACAGTGTAGTGGCAGAAATGTTTGGTCTTCCAACTTCCACTGATAGTGATAATGAA GTGATTGAACTCAAGCTGGGAGGTTGGACTTTCAAAATCAAAGTGCTATCGAAAGAGAACCAACACACCTGCAAATCAACTGGTTTAATGTTATGGGAATCAGCTCGGTTTATGGCTCCTGTTATAGCAAGAAATCCAACTATTGTTGCTGGAAAACGGGTGTTGGAGTTGGGATCTGGCTGTGCAGGCATTTGTTCTATGATTGCTGCTAGATCTGCGGAACTTGTATTGGCCACTGATGGAGACACCAAAGCACTCGACCTTCTGGTGGAAAATGTCATGTCAAATCTTAGACCGCCAATTTCAGACAAATTTACTACAAGAATATTAGAATGGGGAAATAAAGACCATATAGAAGCCATCAAGCAAGTTAACAGTGGAGGATTTGATATCATATTAGGTACAGATGTCACTTACATACCTGATGCTATTTTGCCCTTCTTTCAAACTGCAAAGGAGTTGATTTCATCTAATGATCAAGCAGCCCTAATCCTCTGTCATATTTTTCGTCGGGTAGATGAGCCTTCAATACTTTCAGCAGCTTCTCGATTTGGTTTTAAGCTAGTTGATAAGTGGCCTGTAGAAACTCCTATTACTCCATCACAAAGTATCATCAATTCTTGGTTCCCTGAAAACGGCTCTGTGGAAGTATCAAGGGGGCCATTACATATTTTGTACTTCCAGAAGGAGTGA